A window of Photobacterium sp. GJ3 contains these coding sequences:
- the kdsB gene encoding 3-deoxy-manno-octulosonate cytidylyltransferase: protein MAFTVIIPARYQSSRLPGKPLADIAGKPMIQWVYEQACKAGASQVIVATDDQRIADAVKAFGGEVCMTRTDHESGTERLAEVVEQYQLAADEIVVNVQGDEPMIPPSIIRQVADNLARSDAPMATLAVEIDHADEVFNPNAVKVVTDKNGYALYFSRASIPWDRDNFAKRPQEIHQNLLRHIGIYAYRAGFINTYIHWEPSTLEKIESLEQLRVLWHGEKIHVDVAIDPPPAGVDTPEDLEKVRLLIQ, encoded by the coding sequence ATGGCATTTACTGTCATTATTCCCGCGCGTTATCAGTCTTCCCGGCTACCGGGTAAACCACTGGCTGATATCGCCGGAAAACCGATGATCCAATGGGTATACGAGCAGGCCTGTAAAGCGGGCGCTTCTCAGGTGATTGTTGCAACAGATGATCAACGTATTGCCGATGCTGTGAAAGCGTTCGGCGGTGAAGTGTGCATGACGCGCACGGATCATGAATCCGGTACGGAACGTCTGGCGGAAGTGGTTGAACAATACCAGTTGGCCGCAGATGAAATCGTTGTGAATGTGCAGGGCGATGAGCCCATGATTCCGCCAAGCATCATTCGTCAGGTTGCAGATAATCTGGCCCGGAGTGATGCACCCATGGCAACGCTTGCGGTTGAAATTGATCATGCGGATGAAGTGTTCAACCCCAATGCGGTCAAAGTGGTGACAGATAAAAACGGCTACGCCTTATATTTCAGCCGTGCATCGATTCCGTGGGATCGCGATAACTTCGCAAAACGCCCGCAGGAGATTCATCAGAACCTGCTGCGTCACATTGGGATTTATGCCTACCGGGCGGGTTTCATTAACACTTACATCCATTGGGAGCCCAGCACGCTCGAGAAGATCGAGTCGCTCGAACAACTGCGTGTGCTCTGGCATGGTGAGAAAATCCATGTCGATGTCGCGATTGATCCTCCCCCAGCCGGTGTTGATACCCCGGAAGATCTGGAAAAAGTCCGTTTGCTGATTCAGTAA
- the lpxK gene encoding tetraacyldisaccharide 4'-kinase → MANLIEKIWFERHPAGWALAPVFWPLSQVYGWISRARRRDFLSGKKPAYRAAVPVVVVGNITAGGNGKTPVVIWLVEQLQAKGYRVGVVSRGYGGKAAQYPLRLTAETTTAEAGDEPVLIAKRTGAPVVVAPKRAEAVQALESEVDVIITDDGLQHYALDRALEIVVIDGKRRFGNEQMIPSGPLRESCARLASVDFLICNGGDAKPGEIAMQLSPGQMVNLVTGERRDASSLQDVVAMAGIGHPPRFFATLNQLNVQPVYCQPFADHQAFQASELADLAAKGQHLVMTEKDAVKCQSFAQPNWWYLPVDAKLSEPQATALINQIIKVKEEYGSSSA, encoded by the coding sequence ATGGCGAACCTGATCGAAAAAATCTGGTTTGAGCGCCACCCCGCCGGGTGGGCGCTTGCGCCTGTGTTCTGGCCCTTGAGTCAGGTGTATGGCTGGATCAGCCGTGCCCGGCGTCGTGATTTTCTGAGCGGCAAAAAGCCAGCCTACCGTGCCGCTGTGCCTGTGGTGGTGGTGGGGAATATTACTGCTGGCGGGAATGGTAAAACGCCGGTGGTGATCTGGCTGGTCGAGCAGTTACAGGCGAAAGGCTACCGGGTGGGTGTCGTTTCCCGCGGTTATGGCGGCAAGGCGGCACAGTACCCACTGCGGCTGACGGCAGAAACGACGACGGCAGAAGCAGGTGACGAGCCGGTTCTGATCGCGAAAAGAACAGGTGCGCCTGTGGTGGTTGCACCGAAACGTGCGGAGGCCGTGCAGGCTTTGGAGTCTGAAGTGGATGTGATCATCACTGATGATGGCCTGCAGCATTACGCACTCGACAGAGCGCTGGAAATCGTCGTGATTGACGGCAAGCGCCGGTTCGGGAACGAACAGATGATTCCGTCTGGCCCGTTGCGTGAAAGTTGTGCGCGTCTGGCCTCCGTGGATTTTCTGATCTGCAACGGCGGTGACGCCAAGCCCGGAGAAATCGCCATGCAACTGTCGCCGGGTCAGATGGTGAATCTGGTAACGGGTGAACGACGGGATGCCAGTAGCTTACAGGATGTGGTCGCCATGGCGGGCATTGGCCATCCGCCGCGATTTTTTGCCACGCTGAATCAATTGAATGTCCAGCCGGTATACTGTCAGCCATTTGCGGATCATCAGGCCTTTCAGGCCAGTGAACTGGCGGATCTGGCTGCGAAAGGCCAACATTTGGTCATGACCGAAAAAGATGCAGTGAAATGCCAGTCATTCGCGCAGCCCAACTGGTGGTATCTGCCGGTTGATGCCAAACTCTCAGAGCCTCAGGCCACTGCATTAATTAATCAAATCATAAAAGTGAAGGAAGAATATGGATCATCGTCTGCTTGA
- a CDS encoding Trm112 family protein codes for MDHRLLEIIACPVCKGKLHFDKDNHELICKFDRLAYPIQDGIPVLLEPEARTLSAEEVM; via the coding sequence ATGGATCATCGTCTGCTTGAAATCATTGCCTGCCCGGTTTGTAAAGGGAAGCTGCACTTTGACAAAGACAACCATGAGCTGATCTGTAAGTTTGATCGCCTGGCGTATCCGATCCAAGACGGTATTCCTGTGCTGCTGGAGCCGGAAGCCCGTACCCTGAGCGCAGAAGAGGTGATGTAA
- the msbA gene encoding lipid A ABC transporter ATP-binding protein/permease MsbA, with protein MTQVNDQSTWDTFKRLWPSISLYKAGLVAAVIALVVNATSDALMLSMIKPLMDESFGGLDSVESNFLAVMPFYLLGLMLVRGISGFVSTYCLSWVSGNVVMNMRRQVFNHFMKMPVSFFDKESAGSLLSRITYDTEQVASATSSALVSLVREGATIIALMGMMFWNSWQLSAILLVIAPVVAISIRIVSKRFRKISKNMQDTMGSVTSSAEQMLKGHKVVLSYGGQQVEQQRFEKVSNRMRQQTMKLVSAQAIANPVIQLIASMALVAVLVLANTESLRNELTPGTFALIFGAMFGMMRPLKALTNVTSQFQRGMAACQTLFGLMELETEKDHGTHAPTRVKGDVAFKDVTFTYPTKETPALRNVSFELPAGKTLALVGRSGSGKSTIANLLTRFYDIDSGLIAIDARDIHDYRLSNLRDQVAIVSQNVHLFNDTIANNIAYASGDRFSREDIEKAAELAYAMDFINGMEQGLDTVIGENGVSLSGGQRQRIAIARALLRDAPILILDEATSALDTESERAIQAALDELQKDKTVLVIAHRLSTIENADEILVVDEGEIIERGVHAKLLEKDGAYAQLHRIQFGD; from the coding sequence ATGACACAAGTAAACGATCAATCCACTTGGGATACGTTCAAACGACTCTGGCCATCTATCAGTTTATACAAAGCAGGACTGGTTGCCGCTGTTATCGCTCTGGTTGTGAATGCCACCAGCGATGCACTGATGCTTTCAATGATTAAGCCGCTGATGGATGAAAGTTTCGGAGGGCTGGACAGTGTCGAATCCAACTTTCTGGCGGTGATGCCGTTTTATCTTCTGGGCCTGATGCTGGTTCGTGGGATCAGCGGGTTTGTCTCGACGTATTGCCTGTCCTGGGTTTCCGGGAACGTGGTCATGAACATGCGTCGTCAGGTGTTTAATCACTTCATGAAAATGCCGGTGAGCTTTTTCGACAAAGAATCTGCGGGCTCACTGCTGTCACGCATTACTTACGATACCGAGCAGGTTGCCTCGGCAACCAGCAGCGCGCTGGTCAGTCTGGTCCGTGAAGGGGCGACCATTATTGCGCTGATGGGCATGATGTTCTGGAACAGCTGGCAGTTGTCGGCAATCCTGCTCGTGATTGCGCCTGTTGTCGCGATCAGTATTCGGATCGTGTCGAAACGCTTCCGTAAGATTTCTAAAAACATGCAAGACACCATGGGCTCAGTGACCTCGTCGGCAGAGCAGATGCTCAAAGGCCACAAAGTGGTCCTGAGCTACGGCGGTCAGCAGGTCGAACAGCAACGCTTTGAAAAAGTCAGCAACCGCATGCGTCAGCAAACCATGAAGCTGGTGTCTGCCCAGGCGATTGCGAACCCGGTGATTCAGCTGATTGCATCGATGGCGCTGGTCGCTGTGCTGGTGCTGGCAAATACCGAGAGTCTTCGCAATGAGCTGACGCCGGGGACGTTTGCCCTGATCTTTGGTGCCATGTTCGGCATGATGCGTCCGCTGAAAGCCCTGACCAATGTGACGTCGCAGTTCCAGCGCGGGATGGCCGCCTGCCAGACTTTGTTTGGCCTGATGGAACTGGAAACTGAAAAAGATCACGGGACACATGCGCCGACTCGCGTCAAAGGAGATGTGGCATTCAAAGATGTGACCTTTACCTATCCGACCAAAGAGACGCCTGCGCTGCGCAATGTCAGTTTTGAACTGCCTGCCGGTAAGACACTGGCGCTGGTTGGCCGCTCCGGTTCCGGGAAAAGTACCATTGCCAATCTGCTGACCCGTTTTTACGACATTGATTCCGGTTTGATCGCTATTGATGCGCGGGATATTCACGATTATCGCTTGTCGAATCTGCGTGATCAGGTTGCGATTGTGTCTCAGAACGTTCACTTGTTTAATGACACCATCGCGAACAACATCGCTTACGCCAGTGGGGATCGTTTCAGCCGTGAAGACATCGAAAAAGCCGCTGAGCTGGCTTACGCGATGGACTTCATTAATGGCATGGAGCAGGGGCTGGACACCGTGATCGGTGAAAACGGTGTGAGCCTGTCCGGTGGTCAGCGTCAGCGGATTGCGATCGCCCGGGCATTGCTGCGTGATGCACCGATCCTGATTCTGGACGAGGCAACCTCGGCGCTGGATACCGAATCTGAGCGGGCCATTCAGGCCGCGCTGGATGAACTCCAGAAAGATAAAACGGTGCTGGTGATCGCACACCGCCTGTCGACGATTGAGAACGCCGATGAAATTCTGGTGGTGGACGAAGGTGAAATCATTGAACGTGGTGTGCATGCGAAGCTGCTGGAAAAAGACGGCGCCTACGCACAGCTTCACCGCATTCAGTTTGGTGACTGA